One genomic segment of Ignavibacteria bacterium includes these proteins:
- a CDS encoding transposase, translated as MFEGNFYHIYNRGNNRENIFFEENNYYYFLEKYDKYLTNYLETFAYCLLPNHFHLLVRVKENTSKVLENPTDLPGVFHLSPLQKAFKDFFITYAKAINNNYNRTGSLFQYKFKRKLIDKQQYLTRLIVYIHLNPVRLGLCKKASEWKFSSYNSLLSSRTTKIKKEDVLSWFGRKKDFIDIHQSYRDFQTIRNILW; from the coding sequence ATGTTTGAAGGTAATTTTTATCATATTTATAATAGAGGTAATAACAGGGAAAATATTTTTTTCGAAGAAAATAATTATTACTACTTCTTAGAAAAATACGATAAATATCTCACCAATTATTTAGAGACGTTTGCGTATTGTTTATTGCCCAATCATTTTCATCTATTGGTTAGAGTAAAAGAAAATACATCAAAAGTCTTAGAGAATCCTACAGATTTGCCTGGAGTATTTCACTTATCTCCTCTTCAAAAAGCATTCAAAGACTTTTTTATTACATATGCAAAAGCAATAAATAATAATTACAACAGAACGGGCAGCTTGTTTCAATATAAATTCAAACGGAAACTTATTGATAAGCAGCAATATTTAACTCGCTTGATAGTCTATATTCATCTAAATCCTGTTCGATTGGGCTTATGCAAAAAAGCATCTGAATGGAAATTCAGTTCATATAATTCGCTCCTATCATCACGCACAACAAAAATCAAAAAGGAAGATGTCTTAAGTTGGTTTGGAAGGAAAAAAGATTTTATTGACATTCACCAATCGTATAGAGATTTTCAGACAATTAGAAATATATTATGGTAA